One Desulfobulbus propionicus DSM 2032 DNA segment encodes these proteins:
- a CDS encoding DNA topoisomerase IV subunit B codes for MTEHQYDESKIKTLSSLEHIRKRPGMYIGRLGDGSHPDDGIYILLKEILDNAVDEFIMGHGKRIDIHIGEDGLCRVRDYGRGIPLGKVVECVSVINTGAKYNTEVFQFSVGLNGVGTKAVNALSSHFTVTAFRDGRYKTAVFAQGLLQREEEGETTEKNGTLIEFLPDSESFPGFRFDPQYVDQRLWRYAYLNAGLSLYLDRDLYLSKNGLLDLLDREVSSERIYPPIHFVDKSIEFAFTHTDDYGESYFSFVNGTYTSEGGTHLSAFREGILKGINEFTGKKFNGLDVRDGIVGILAVKVQEPVFESQTKNKLGNTDIRGPIVNAVKDAVATHLYKFPETAEVLVDKVQRNERVRRELQSVRRDAKAKAKKIAFKIPQLKDCKYHPSRGQASKPGRENMLFITEGQSAAGSIVSARDPMTQAVFSLKGKPMNVLGQRLDVLYKNEEMYSLMQALNIEDSIADLRYDKVILATDADVDGLHIRNLLLTFFLHYFEQLIKQERVYILETPIFRVRNKEKTFYCYSDRDMDEAITALKVKSKADRAVETTRFKGLGEISPPEFKQFIGQDMRLRQVRLDRLSEVSRVLKFYMGKNTPERKQYIMDHLIVRPV; via the coding sequence ATGACCGAACATCAGTACGACGAATCCAAGATCAAGACGCTCAGTTCGCTGGAGCACATCCGCAAGCGGCCGGGCATGTACATCGGCCGCCTCGGCGACGGCTCCCATCCGGATGACGGCATCTATATCCTGCTCAAGGAGATCCTGGACAACGCGGTCGACGAGTTCATCATGGGCCACGGCAAGCGGATCGATATCCATATCGGCGAGGACGGCCTCTGCCGGGTACGCGACTACGGCCGCGGCATTCCGCTGGGCAAGGTGGTGGAGTGTGTGTCGGTGATCAACACCGGCGCCAAGTACAACACCGAGGTGTTCCAATTTTCGGTCGGTCTCAACGGCGTGGGGACCAAGGCGGTCAACGCCCTCTCGAGCCACTTCACGGTCACTGCCTTCCGCGACGGCCGGTACAAGACCGCCGTCTTTGCCCAAGGGCTATTGCAACGCGAGGAAGAAGGCGAGACCACGGAGAAGAACGGCACCCTGATCGAGTTTCTCCCCGACAGCGAAAGTTTCCCCGGCTTTCGCTTCGATCCCCAGTATGTCGACCAGCGACTGTGGCGCTACGCCTATCTCAACGCGGGGCTGAGCCTTTATCTGGATCGCGATCTCTATCTGTCCAAAAACGGCCTGCTCGATCTCCTGGATCGCGAGGTGAGCAGCGAACGGATCTATCCGCCGATCCATTTCGTCGACAAATCGATCGAATTTGCCTTCACCCACACCGACGACTACGGCGAGTCCTACTTCTCGTTTGTCAACGGTACCTACACCAGCGAGGGCGGCACCCATCTGTCCGCCTTCCGTGAGGGCATTCTCAAGGGCATCAACGAGTTCACCGGCAAGAAGTTCAACGGTCTGGACGTGCGCGACGGCATTGTCGGCATCCTGGCGGTCAAGGTCCAGGAGCCGGTGTTCGAGTCGCAAACCAAGAACAAGCTGGGCAACACCGACATTCGTGGCCCCATTGTCAACGCGGTTAAGGATGCGGTGGCCACCCACCTGTACAAGTTTCCGGAGACGGCCGAAGTCTTGGTCGACAAGGTGCAGCGCAACGAGCGGGTGCGGCGGGAGTTGCAGTCGGTGCGCCGCGACGCCAAGGCCAAGGCCAAGAAGATCGCCTTCAAGATCCCGCAGCTCAAGGACTGCAAGTACCACCCATCGCGCGGCCAGGCCTCCAAGCCGGGCCGGGAGAACATGCTCTTCATCACCGAGGGCCAGAGTGCCGCCGGCTCGATCGTCAGCGCCCGCGACCCCATGACCCAAGCGGTGTTCAGCCTCAAGGGCAAGCCGATGAACGTGCTCGGCCAGCGGCTCGACGTGCTTTACAAGAACGAGGAGATGTACTCCTTGATGCAGGCCCTCAACATCGAGGACTCGATCGCCGATCTCCGTTACGACAAGGTCATCCTGGCCACCGACGCCGACGTCGACGGCCTCCATATCCGCAACCTGCTGCTGACCTTTTTCCTCCACTACTTCGAGCAGCTGATCAAACAGGAGCGGGTCTATATTTTGGAGACGCCGATCTTCCGGGTGCGCAACAAGGAAAAGACCTTTTACTGCTATTCCGATCGCGACATGGACGAGGCCATCACCGCGCTCAAGGTCAAGAGCAAGGCCGACCGGGCGGTGGAAACCACCCGCTTTAAGGGGCTGGGCGAGATTTCGCCCCCCGAATTCAAGCAGTTCATCGGCCAGGATATGCGGCTGCGGCAGGTGCGGCTTGATCGTCTCAGCGAGGTCAGCCGGGTGCTCAAGTTCTACATGGGCAAGAACACGCCGGAGCGCAAACAATACATCATGGACCACCTGATCGTGAGGCCGGTATGA
- a CDS encoding DNA topoisomerase IV subunit A: MSETTEQPRGKLHQLFDTNFLDYTSYVIRERAIPDVDDGLKPVQRRILQTLANMDDGRFHKVANVVGETMKLHPHGDQSIFDALVNLANKGYLIDRQGNFGNIFTGDQASAPRYIECRLSPLARETLFNKDLTEFIDSYDGRMQEPVRLPAKIPLLLLLGAEGIAVGMATKIMPHNFGELLQAQIDYLRGQEFVLYPDFPRGGIIDVADYNHGNGRIRCRAKLEQPDSKTIVITELPYNLTTQALIESIEKAAKANKLKIASINDYTAEKVEVEIKLARGVLAEETIDALYAFTDCELSVSPSLVTIVDNMPRQMAVEEVLRRNTDRLVANLERELQIELGRLEDKWHARKLEQIFIEERLYKQIEEKTNYKEVQATVRDSLLPFANELKRKITPEDVERLLEIKIRRISRYDINRQQKELRDIEKQIGQIKKHLTDMIGFTVAYLGELAAKYGSQFPRASELRAFDEVDARAAALSNLTVGYHRESGFLGHKIKAEDEAHDLDCACSEYDRLLLIFKDGLYKVIHVPDKLFVGPDLYWLGVVKNDLVFNLIYRHGPENLAYVKRFATPKFILGRDYRLFEADKRSAILLLLLGKEGLRVRASLAPSARAKYNAVEIELDEVLIKGVSAKGKRIANRAVRRVTDITGTPKKAPVSPLELPGFGGGSGEKE, from the coding sequence ATGAGCGAAACCACCGAGCAGCCGCGCGGCAAGCTCCATCAACTGTTCGATACCAATTTTCTCGACTACACCTCCTACGTGATCCGCGAGCGGGCCATCCCGGATGTGGACGACGGCCTCAAGCCGGTGCAGCGACGCATCCTCCAAACGCTCGCCAACATGGACGACGGCCGTTTCCACAAGGTGGCCAACGTGGTCGGCGAAACCATGAAGCTCCATCCACACGGCGATCAATCGATCTTCGATGCCTTGGTCAACCTGGCCAACAAGGGCTATCTGATTGACCGCCAGGGCAACTTCGGCAACATCTTCACCGGCGACCAGGCCTCGGCGCCGCGTTACATCGAGTGCCGATTGTCGCCGCTGGCGCGCGAAACCCTGTTCAACAAGGACCTGACCGAGTTCATCGACTCCTACGACGGCCGCATGCAGGAGCCGGTACGGCTGCCGGCCAAGATCCCGCTGCTGCTGCTCTTGGGTGCGGAAGGCATTGCCGTGGGCATGGCCACCAAGATCATGCCGCACAACTTCGGCGAGCTGCTCCAGGCCCAGATCGATTACCTGCGCGGCCAGGAATTTGTGCTCTATCCGGATTTTCCCCGCGGCGGCATCATTGATGTCGCCGATTACAACCACGGCAACGGCCGTATCCGCTGCCGGGCCAAGCTGGAACAGCCGGATTCCAAAACCATCGTCATCACCGAGCTGCCCTACAATCTCACCACCCAAGCCCTGATCGAGTCGATCGAGAAGGCGGCCAAGGCGAACAAGCTCAAGATTGCCTCGATCAACGACTACACTGCCGAAAAGGTCGAAGTCGAGATCAAGCTGGCGCGAGGGGTGCTCGCGGAGGAGACCATCGACGCCCTCTACGCCTTCACCGACTGCGAGCTGAGCGTTTCGCCCAGCCTGGTGACCATTGTCGACAACATGCCGCGACAGATGGCGGTCGAGGAGGTCCTGCGGCGCAACACCGACCGGCTGGTGGCCAACCTGGAGCGCGAACTGCAGATCGAATTGGGACGGCTGGAGGACAAGTGGCACGCGCGTAAGCTGGAGCAGATCTTCATCGAGGAGCGGCTCTACAAGCAGATCGAGGAGAAGACCAATTACAAGGAGGTGCAGGCCACGGTCCGCGACTCGTTGCTCCCCTTTGCCAACGAACTCAAGCGCAAGATCACGCCCGAGGACGTTGAGCGGCTGCTGGAGATCAAGATTCGCCGTATCTCGCGCTATGACATCAATCGCCAGCAGAAGGAACTGCGCGACATCGAGAAGCAGATCGGTCAGATCAAGAAGCACCTGACCGACATGATCGGCTTCACCGTTGCCTACCTCGGGGAACTGGCAGCCAAGTACGGGTCGCAATTTCCACGAGCTAGCGAGCTGCGCGCCTTTGACGAGGTCGATGCCCGCGCTGCGGCCCTGTCCAATCTCACCGTCGGCTACCACCGCGAATCAGGCTTTCTTGGTCACAAGATCAAGGCTGAGGACGAGGCGCATGACCTGGATTGTGCCTGTTCCGAGTACGACCGGCTCTTGCTGATCTTCAAGGACGGCCTCTACAAGGTGATCCATGTGCCGGACAAGCTGTTTGTCGGGCCCGACCTGTACTGGCTGGGGGTGGTGAAGAACGATCTGGTGTTCAACCTGATTTATCGCCACGGCCCGGAGAACCTGGCCTATGTCAAACGCTTCGCCACGCCCAAGTTCATCCTCGGCCGGGACTACCGGCTGTTCGAGGCGGACAAGCGATCCGCCATCCTGCTGTTGCTGCTCGGCAAGGAGGGGTTGCGGGTGCGGGCCAGCTTGGCGCCGTCGGCCCGGGCCAAGTACAACGCGGTGGAAATCGAACTCGACGAGGTGCTGATCAAGGGCGTGAGCGCCAAAGGCAAGCGTATTGCCAACCGGGCCGTGCGCCGGGTGACCGACATCACCGGCACCCCCAAAAAAGCGCCGGTCAGTCCGCTGGAACTGCCGGGTTTCGGTGGTGGCAGCGGGGAGAAAGAATAG
- a CDS encoding AIPR family protein — protein MNINASIIDQRLSGIQEEIRDQAQAELKINDPEKLKSLAFVYLCVKTMLDLDPEEVFECLTEGGGDFGVDAMHLTEEMDGEFTVTLFQGKYDRSLTGEKQFGENAINAMINAVRHIFNPQSQLGAINERLKIKVEAARSLIRDGLIPRVRAIACNNGARWNHAAQESITRTGFGEQVTWEHVNHDVLIGVLQRVKPVNATLRLTGKAIVEDMNFSRVCIGRIPVTEIGALMRNHGERLLERNIRRYLGLHGNRVNEGISATLLSDKPSDFYFFNNGLTLVCNDFSYNALQQSDYMVKVENLQIVNGGQTCMTIFKTLEEMQQNDDSSLNDASVLVRLYKLPKDNEDLVLRITHATNSQNPVDLKDLRSNDEKQQRLSQSIQELGYTYRRKRMETAAKATEITSGAAAEAILAVWRQAPHQAKFLTREHFGKLYHVIFAEDLNGAQAVLAVLLYRIAENHRKRPAEGDPLFVRYASCFIAMQMGKRLLQVLKISLDKLDHRNFAQAKTAIETHGENYFHAAVQDVDRALKSLYGDREVSMQQLSATFRRGDLIEQLSSSPI, from the coding sequence GTGAATATTAATGCTTCGATTATTGACCAGCGCCTTTCTGGTATTCAAGAAGAGATACGCGACCAGGCTCAAGCCGAACTGAAAATCAATGATCCTGAAAAATTAAAATCTCTGGCTTTTGTCTACCTCTGTGTCAAAACCATGCTTGATCTTGACCCTGAGGAGGTTTTTGAGTGTTTAACCGAAGGAGGTGGTGATTTTGGTGTGGATGCCATGCACCTGACCGAAGAAATGGACGGTGAATTTACCGTAACCCTCTTTCAAGGGAAATATGATCGAAGCCTGACCGGTGAGAAGCAGTTCGGTGAAAATGCAATTAATGCAATGATCAATGCCGTTCGTCATATTTTTAATCCTCAGTCGCAGTTAGGGGCTATCAATGAACGGCTGAAGATCAAAGTGGAAGCTGCGCGTTCACTCATTCGTGACGGACTTATACCACGGGTGCGAGCTATTGCCTGCAATAATGGCGCGCGTTGGAATCATGCTGCTCAAGAGTCCATAACTCGGACCGGTTTCGGTGAACAAGTGACGTGGGAGCATGTCAACCACGACGTCCTGATTGGTGTGCTGCAACGGGTTAAACCTGTAAATGCAACCTTGCGGCTGACAGGAAAAGCGATCGTTGAGGATATGAATTTTAGTCGCGTCTGTATCGGTCGAATACCTGTAACCGAAATAGGTGCACTTATGCGAAACCATGGTGAGCGTCTTTTGGAACGCAATATTCGCAGGTATCTTGGACTTCATGGAAACCGAGTGAATGAAGGGATCAGTGCAACACTTCTTTCAGATAAACCTTCTGATTTTTATTTTTTTAACAACGGATTAACATTGGTCTGCAACGATTTTTCCTACAATGCCCTGCAACAAAGTGACTATATGGTCAAAGTTGAGAATCTTCAGATTGTCAATGGTGGGCAGACTTGTATGACCATTTTCAAGACTCTCGAAGAAATGCAACAGAATGATGATAGCTCTTTGAATGATGCCTCGGTTTTGGTGCGTCTCTATAAACTTCCTAAAGACAACGAAGATCTGGTGCTGAGGATAACACACGCAACTAACAGCCAAAATCCAGTTGATCTAAAAGATTTGCGATCAAACGATGAGAAGCAGCAACGTCTATCCCAGAGTATCCAGGAGTTGGGGTATACGTATCGTCGGAAACGGATGGAGACAGCAGCAAAGGCAACGGAAATAACCTCGGGAGCGGCAGCCGAGGCAATTCTTGCTGTTTGGAGACAAGCCCCGCACCAAGCAAAATTCCTGACTCGAGAGCACTTCGGCAAATTGTATCATGTCATCTTTGCAGAGGACCTCAATGGCGCTCAAGCTGTGCTTGCGGTTCTGCTGTACCGTATTGCTGAAAACCACAGAAAACGACCGGCAGAGGGCGATCCTCTTTTTGTTCGTTACGCCTCGTGCTTTATTGCCATGCAAATGGGAAAACGACTGCTGCAGGTGCTTAAGATTTCTCTTGATAAACTTGATCATCGTAATTTTGCACAGGCTAAAACGGCAATTGAAACTCATGGTGAGAACTATTTTCACGCCGCTGTGCAGGATGTTGATAGAGCCTTGAAAAGCCTTTACGGAGATCGAGAAGTCTCCATGCAGCAACTTTCCGCCACCTTCCGTCGAGGAGATCTCATTGAGCAGTTGAGCAGTAGCCCGATCTGA
- a CDS encoding histone deacetylase family protein — MQQTRVRTTAVYRSPLFLAHETGRGHVESPQRLQCIYRELDRPEVAAQLLFPEFGPAPVSAIALNHSDELIREVAATAGHAAFYLDADTRTSAASYEAALLAAGAVIDGINRLARGEIDNGFCLVRPPGHHAERDQAMGFCLFNNVAVGARWARKHLGLERILLLDWDLHHGNGTQHSFYRDPSVLYCSIHQYPCYPGSGAVGEVGEGPGLGYTINVPLCSGHGDAEYARILNQMVAPLVHGYRPELILVSCGFDCMAGDPLGAMRLTATGIASMTRTLVELAAEVCDNRLLLVLEGGYDLDNVRSGSLAVLSELHGAPLAAEYPVYLPPADFDRLRASTAASVHIDRAIEEVRCWWPRGPLSL; from the coding sequence ATGCAACAGACTCGGGTGCGAACCACAGCCGTCTACCGATCCCCCCTCTTTCTGGCCCATGAGACCGGGCGCGGCCATGTGGAGTCGCCGCAGCGGTTGCAGTGCATCTATCGGGAACTGGACCGGCCGGAGGTCGCTGCCCAGCTGCTTTTCCCCGAGTTCGGGCCGGCCCCGGTCAGCGCCATCGCCCTCAACCATAGCGACGAGCTTATCCGCGAGGTGGCCGCCACTGCCGGTCATGCCGCCTTCTATCTCGATGCCGATACCCGGACCTCGGCTGCCTCCTATGAGGCGGCCCTGCTGGCTGCCGGGGCGGTGATCGACGGGATCAACCGGCTTGCCCGGGGCGAGATCGACAACGGCTTCTGCCTGGTACGACCGCCGGGGCACCATGCCGAGCGCGATCAAGCCATGGGCTTCTGCCTGTTCAATAACGTTGCCGTCGGCGCCCGCTGGGCCAGGAAGCATTTGGGCCTGGAACGCATTCTGCTTCTCGATTGGGACCTGCATCACGGCAACGGCACCCAGCATTCCTTTTACCGCGACCCGTCGGTGCTCTACTGCTCGATCCATCAGTATCCCTGCTATCCCGGCTCCGGGGCCGTGGGGGAAGTGGGCGAGGGGCCAGGGCTTGGGTATACGATCAATGTGCCGCTCTGCAGTGGCCATGGCGATGCCGAGTATGCCCGCATCCTCAACCAGATGGTGGCGCCGCTTGTCCATGGTTACCGGCCGGAACTGATCCTGGTCTCCTGCGGTTTTGACTGCATGGCTGGCGACCCGCTCGGCGCGATGCGACTCACGGCCACGGGAATCGCCTCTATGACCCGAACCCTGGTGGAGCTTGCGGCAGAAGTCTGTGACAACCGACTGTTGCTGGTCCTGGAAGGGGGCTATGATCTCGACAACGTGCGCAGCGGCAGTCTGGCGGTACTGAGCGAATTGCATGGCGCTCCGTTGGCGGCGGAATATCCGGTGTATCTGCCTCCAGCGGACTTTGACCGGCTGCGCGCCTCCACAGCGGCCAGTGTTCATATAGATCGGGCGATTGAGGAGGTCAGGTGCTGGTGGCCTCGCGGCCCGCTGTCTCTCTAG
- a CDS encoding methyl-accepting chemotaxis protein, whose protein sequence is MNFTHMKIRNKLIATFTLILLFMAGIGWVAYQGMTRIERELNEIFSVSLPSIDKLIEADRDLQQLLVAERSMIAADPQAPIFATLHKDYEKNLQQVDERFNQFKTLVDSEEEKGLIAQFDRDRAAWEPVSRQIVDSSRSGEPQARQKALEVSLGKASELFENMRGNLDKLTEISLRNAEQAQQDARRIYQRALIGLLVILLSAALVAAVMAGVLGMVIAKPINAAVAGLQDIAEGEGDLTKRLTVRSQDEIGELATWLNTFMEKLQGIIGRISHNTQALDRSSADLLGFADSLAQGTNDASRQTEHVAADAEQMNVNLNNVAAAMEQSTTNIAMVASAAEEMTSTIGAIAENVEQANQIAGDAVSQAARTATRMDALGDAARAIGKVTETITEISEQTNLLALNATIEAARAGEAGKGFAVVANEIKELAKQTAEATLNIKEQIAGVQQTTAETVTDISAITTVINRVSEIVSTIARAVGEQAKATQEIASNISQASLGLQEVNENVNQSSAVATSMSRDIAGVGKASSEIADNSNKVRTSAGSLQHLAVELKEIVNQFKI, encoded by the coding sequence ATGAATTTTACCCACATGAAGATTCGCAACAAGCTGATTGCCACCTTCACCCTGATTCTCCTGTTCATGGCCGGCATTGGGTGGGTCGCCTATCAGGGCATGACCCGCATCGAAAGGGAACTCAACGAAATATTCTCGGTCAGCCTGCCCAGTATCGACAAACTGATCGAAGCAGACCGCGATTTACAGCAGCTGCTGGTGGCGGAGCGTTCGATGATCGCCGCCGATCCGCAGGCTCCCATCTTTGCCACCCTGCACAAGGACTATGAAAAAAATCTCCAGCAGGTTGATGAGCGGTTCAATCAATTCAAGACGTTGGTCGATTCGGAGGAAGAGAAGGGACTGATCGCCCAATTCGATCGGGATCGAGCCGCCTGGGAACCGGTATCGCGCCAGATTGTCGACAGCAGCCGATCCGGGGAACCTCAGGCCCGGCAGAAAGCTCTGGAAGTGTCCTTGGGAAAGGCCAGCGAACTGTTTGAAAACATGCGCGGCAATCTGGACAAGTTGACCGAAATCAGCCTGCGCAACGCCGAACAGGCGCAGCAGGATGCTCGGCGCATCTACCAGAGAGCCCTTATCGGCCTGTTGGTCATTTTGCTGAGTGCGGCGCTGGTGGCGGCGGTCATGGCCGGCGTGCTCGGTATGGTCATCGCCAAACCGATCAACGCGGCAGTGGCCGGCTTGCAGGATATTGCCGAGGGCGAAGGCGATCTGACCAAACGGCTTACGGTGCGATCCCAGGATGAAATCGGCGAACTGGCCACCTGGTTGAATACCTTCATGGAGAAACTGCAAGGCATCATCGGCAGAATCAGCCACAACACCCAAGCCTTGGACCGCTCGTCCGCCGATCTCCTGGGGTTTGCCGACAGTCTGGCCCAGGGAACCAATGACGCTTCCCGGCAGACGGAGCACGTTGCCGCCGACGCCGAGCAGATGAACGTCAACCTCAACAATGTCGCGGCCGCCATGGAGCAATCAACCACCAATATTGCCATGGTCGCCAGCGCCGCCGAGGAGATGACCTCGACCATCGGCGCCATCGCCGAGAACGTGGAGCAGGCCAACCAGATTGCCGGGGACGCCGTCAGCCAAGCCGCCAGGACAGCGACCAGGATGGATGCCTTGGGCGACGCGGCCCGGGCGATCGGCAAGGTGACCGAAACGATCACCGAAATCTCCGAGCAGACCAACCTGCTGGCGCTGAACGCCACCATTGAGGCGGCTCGGGCCGGCGAAGCGGGCAAGGGATTCGCGGTGGTGGCCAACGAGATCAAGGAACTGGCCAAGCAGACCGCCGAGGCCACCCTCAACATCAAGGAACAGATCGCCGGTGTGCAGCAGACCACCGCCGAAACGGTGACCGACATCAGCGCGATCACCACAGTCATCAACCGGGTCAGCGAGATCGTGTCCACCATTGCCCGGGCGGTCGGCGAACAGGCCAAGGCCACCCAGGAAATTGCCTCCAATATTTCCCAGGCGTCGCTGGGCTTGCAGGAAGTCAACGAAAACGTCAACCAAAGTTCGGCCGTGGCCACCTCGATGTCCCGTGACATTGCCGGAGTCGGCAAGGCCTCCAGCGAGATCGCCGACAACAGCAACAAGGTTCGCACCAGCGCAGGCTCCCTGCAGCATCTAGCGGTCGAACTCAAGGAAATTGTCAATCAATTCAAAATATAA
- a CDS encoding PilZ domain-containing protein, whose amino-acid sequence MTNLNLKVKATANIKKNRLVVTVQGNVDQKSLEKLYTEIRFCVADLKPGFEVISDISQCNLIYISGLPVYKKIIDYLVDNKVGEIVRIIKNDNVSFKQIVNFSEKIQCYRTLYAEDQQEAEHKLNTLIRRDGIRFTLNSLVLAYTADERLGTGELVDISTSGCSVKAPTVPVAVGGVIEMTIRFEQHQTLVSVFQAKAQIVRADTEGFAAQFMDVDDTRKEALYNRLAHEFHQISFVL is encoded by the coding sequence ATGACAAATTTAAATTTAAAAGTAAAAGCGACAGCCAATATCAAGAAAAATAGGTTGGTTGTGACTGTGCAAGGGAATGTCGACCAAAAATCATTGGAGAAGTTATACACAGAGATACGATTTTGTGTTGCCGATTTGAAGCCTGGGTTTGAAGTGATTAGTGATATTTCTCAGTGCAATTTGATTTATATCAGCGGTCTCCCTGTCTATAAAAAAATTATAGATTATCTTGTCGATAATAAGGTCGGCGAAATAGTCAGAATAATCAAGAATGATAATGTAAGCTTTAAACAAATAGTCAATTTTTCAGAAAAAATCCAATGTTACCGTACACTGTACGCCGAAGATCAGCAGGAGGCCGAACACAAACTGAATACCTTGATCAGAAGGGATGGCATCCGTTTTACCCTGAACAGCCTCGTTCTTGCCTATACAGCCGACGAGCGCCTTGGAACAGGCGAGCTGGTGGACATCTCGACCAGCGGTTGTTCGGTCAAGGCGCCAACCGTACCGGTGGCCGTTGGCGGGGTCATCGAGATGACCATCCGTTTTGAACAGCACCAGACCCTTGTCTCCGTTTTCCAGGCAAAGGCCCAGATTGTCCGCGCGGATACCGAGGGATTCGCGGCCCAATTCATGGATGTTGACGATACGCGAAAGGAAGCCTTGTACAATCGGTTGGCGCACGAATTCCACCAAATTTCCTTTGTGTTGTAA